One part of the Borrelia coriaceae genome encodes these proteins:
- a CDS encoding CRASP family complement regulator-acquiring lipoprotein — MKHKIFIFFILTSLILLACSQGTTKTDGDQAKLTQEEASKQCIINHVSEQLSPITKIMEIHNDATKAEMPSLLEANGLFGVTKYKNKAGADTLYNANDDESKKNRKEVYLALEYSERLINDFAVLANRMAAVNDNSINTALTTIVNKMSEYARAYYKSTVLERIRKLNEEDANKLSELSLDDLKKLKTNLDTIETSHRNLQHAVMAIKQDYDDDIEVGTVPAGGAGGAGGAAARHRLKTNATATETADYFVGKKDQFENDLNNLIKAVNEVNKLLK, encoded by the coding sequence TTGAAACACAAAATTTTCATATTTTTTATTTTAACAAGTTTAATCCTACTCGCATGTTCACAAGGAACAACTAAGACTGATGGTGATCAAGCAAAGCTCACCCAAGAAGAGGCCAGCAAACAATGCATAATAAACCATGTAAGCGAACAACTATCTCCAATAACAAAAATAATGGAAATACATAATGATGCTACAAAGGCTGAAATGCCTAGTCTTCTGGAAGCAAACGGACTATTTGGTGTGACCAAGTATAAGAATAAAGCAGGTGCAGATACACTATACAATGCCAATGATGATGAGAGTAAAAAAAACAGAAAAGAAGTATACTTAGCACTTGAGTATAGCGAACGCCTAATTAATGATTTTGCTGTACTTGCTAACAGAATGGCAGCAGTAAACGATAATAGCATAAATACTGCTTTAACTACTATCGTGAATAAAATGAGCGAATATGCTAGAGCTTACTACAAATCAACAGTATTAGAAAGAATCAGAAAATTAAACGAAGAAGATGCTAATAAACTTTCTGAACTTTCTCTTGACGATCTAAAAAAACTGAAAACTAATCTTGATACAATTGAAACATCACACCGAAATCTTCAGCATGCAGTAATGGCAATCAAACAAGATTACGATGATGACATAGAAGTTGGAACTGTACCAGCAGGAGGAGCAGGAGGAGCAGGAGGAGCAGCAGCTAGACATAGACTTAAAACTAATGCTACTGCTACTGAAACAGCAGATTACTTTGTAGGCAAAAAAGATCAATTTGAAAATGACCTTAATAATCTCATAAAAGCAGTTAACGAAGTTAATAAATTGCTCAAATAA
- a CDS encoding CRASP family complement regulator-acquiring lipoprotein — MNHNFSFLISVISLITITNCKVAPSNDQRLDKTLREIESEKQIIVEAQIVKTNAEVEAKIKEIETQAEKEAQKIAEAEATIAEAIREEKQKISNSTEVEIQITKEELQKPNDKIVETKKQIIEMTQNLKQLIIAKLKLKAQATETILKIHTDSNWPEPNDHFGMTSKSNPNKDTRIFDVVNREYKHSHQFKTYLLNDEQSASDRKKIYLIFKYNKTKIQKYGEIFNHLIRANLNNNAKDIVNAIIDYAEIYFESALNRLNAKQNYLNSLTLETLNKLDKEFDNLEAEKQIFENYLTMLFDDYHNNQHNIKYGNDQDIINYMHNKEYEQKFYNSIKIMLNTNEKINKYLDTQYIN; from the coding sequence TTGAATCATAACTTTTCTTTCCTTATCTCTGTTATCTCTTTAATTACCATTACCAATTGCAAAGTAGCCCCTAGCAATGATCAAAGATTAGACAAAACTTTAAGAGAAATAGAAAGCGAAAAACAAATAATCGTAGAAGCACAAATAGTCAAAACAAATGCAGAAGTTGAGGCAAAAATAAAAGAAATAGAAACACAAGCAGAAAAGGAAGCACAAAAAATTGCAGAAGCTGAAGCAACAATAGCCGAAGCAATAAGAGAAGAAAAACAAAAAATCAGTAACTCAACAGAAGTAGAAATCCAAATCACAAAAGAAGAATTACAAAAACCAAATGACAAAATAGTAGAAACAAAAAAACAAATAATAGAAATGACACAAAATCTCAAACAATTAATAATCGCTAAATTAAAGCTTAAAGCTCAAGCTACAGAAACAATACTAAAAATACATACAGATTCCAATTGGCCAGAGCCTAACGATCATTTTGGAATGACATCTAAGTCAAACCCAAACAAAGATACAAGAATATTTGATGTAGTAAATAGAGAATATAAACATAGTCACCAATTCAAAACATATCTTTTAAATGACGAACAATCCGCCAGTGACAGAAAAAAAATCTACTTAATTTTCAAATACAATAAAACCAAAATTCAAAAATATGGCGAAATTTTCAATCACTTAATACGAGCTAATTTAAATAACAATGCTAAGGACATAGTTAATGCAATAATTGACTATGCTGAAATTTACTTTGAAAGTGCATTAAATAGATTAAATGCAAAACAAAACTACCTTAACTCTTTAACTTTAGAAACTCTAAACAAGCTTGATAAAGAATTTGATAATCTTGAAGCTGAAAAGCAAATTTTTGAGAATTATTTAACAATGCTTTTTGATGATTACCACAACAATCAGCATAATATTAAATATGGCAATGACCAAGACATAATAAACTACATGCATAATAAAGAATACGAACAAAAATTTTACAATTCAATAAAAATAATGCTCAACACAAATGAAAAGATCAACAAATATTTAGATACACAATACATTAATTAA
- a CDS encoding virulence associated lipoprotein has protein sequence MKHKLLATLILITLIATCKTDLSKTVELKKSLIEQEIEIIEATKKTKTEATHTEDEIAKATTEKALERIMSSATAIKEEKSKRDQIERKRIEEKAKQLEVEYQKKWAQNQTQLEINKIKIAIRQQTQDAERLLIIKDNDYWNEPSDQFGMHDNNFLNKAFDILKKDLKPYHHDDNKKIREKIYLAFEYKDSYIRALGEILNKIAQDYESPKFNQANDKTSTKPQAKPLLQEIIENINEHSHHYFEIAFKISDEKQNKIDSLNLSDLKILASKFSELQKIRNTCKIYAKIIYNDFKNNKDEIRTGSIDKLEEYITNNSYRKKFKDTIEQIKILATQIDNIIYKSA, from the coding sequence TTGAAACACAAATTACTTGCTACGCTTATTCTAATTACTTTAATTGCAACATGCAAAACAGATCTTAGCAAGACTGTAGAATTAAAAAAATCATTAATAGAACAAGAAATAGAAATAATAGAAGCAACAAAAAAAACAAAAACTGAAGCAACACATACTGAAGATGAAATAGCAAAAGCAACAACAGAAAAAGCACTAGAGAGAATAATGTCATCAGCAACAGCAATAAAAGAAGAAAAATCAAAAAGAGATCAAATAGAAAGAAAAAGAATAGAAGAAAAGGCAAAACAATTAGAAGTAGAATACCAAAAAAAATGGGCACAAAACCAAACACAACTTGAAATTAATAAAATAAAAATTGCAATAAGACAACAAACTCAAGATGCTGAAAGATTGCTCATTATAAAAGACAATGATTATTGGAATGAGCCTTCTGATCAATTTGGAATGCACGATAACAATTTCCTAAATAAAGCATTTGACATATTAAAAAAAGACCTAAAGCCATATCATCACGATGATAATAAAAAAATTAGAGAAAAAATTTACTTAGCTTTTGAATACAAAGACAGTTACATTAGGGCCCTTGGAGAAATTCTTAACAAAATTGCACAAGATTATGAATCGCCTAAATTTAACCAGGCAAACGACAAAACTTCTACAAAACCTCAGGCAAAACCCTTACTACAAGAGATCATAGAAAACATCAACGAACATAGCCATCACTATTTTGAGATTGCATTTAAAATATCGGATGAGAAACAAAATAAAATTGACTCTCTAAATCTTAGCGATTTAAAAATACTTGCAAGCAAATTTTCCGAACTTCAAAAAATAAGAAATACTTGTAAAATATATGCAAAAATAATTTACAATGACTTTAAAAACAATAAAGATGAAATTAGAACCGGTAGTATTGACAAATTAGAAGAATACATAACTAATAATTCATATAGAAAAAAATTTAAAGACACAATTGAACAAATCAAAATACTAGCCACTCAAATTGACAACATCATATACAAATCAGCATAA
- a CDS encoding virulence associated lipoprotein yields the protein MKHKLSVKLILIALITTTCESEFDVTEELEEELIRAEDARQIVLEPQLSKTDEAEKKQKQLIIAILKSKTIMAKYTLKIHKNDMWIENMEKSELYGMNTQSSAFHVAKNRDNNEVYATDTNKNARKQIYLALEHRISTITNFNEILNKLAEGADSNVNYAQNEHDIKTEYNTLIENILAEARKYAHNYFERALIPLYDKQDKLNSLSLDDLRELKDKFDELQKIRDTCKTYAETIYNDFKNDKDKIRTGVVLHLRNYINKNHYKYKFKALFKETEKPAYYISQILNKIQTH from the coding sequence TTGAAGCACAAATTATCTGTAAAGCTTATTTTAATCGCACTAATTACCACAACTTGCGAATCAGAGTTTGACGTCACTGAAGAATTAGAAGAAGAACTAATAAGAGCAGAAGATGCAAGACAAATAGTCTTAGAACCGCAGCTCTCAAAAACAGATGAAGCCGAAAAGAAGCAAAAACAGCTTATAATCGCCATATTAAAAAGCAAAACTATAATGGCCAAATATACATTAAAGATACACAAAAATGATATGTGGATAGAAAATATGGAAAAGAGTGAACTATATGGAATGAACACTCAAAGTTCAGCATTTCATGTAGCTAAGAATAGAGATAATAATGAGGTATATGCAACTGATACTAATAAAAATGCCAGAAAACAAATTTATTTAGCCCTTGAGCATCGTATATCAACAATTACAAATTTTAATGAAATACTAAACAAACTAGCAGAAGGTGCCGATTCTAATGTCAATTATGCACAAAATGAACATGATATCAAAACAGAATATAATACTTTAATAGAAAATATTTTAGCCGAAGCTCGCAAATATGCACACAATTACTTTGAAAGGGCATTAATACCACTCTATGACAAACAAGATAAGCTTAACTCTCTAAGTTTAGATGATCTAAGAGAACTTAAAGACAAATTTGATGAACTTCAAAAGATAAGAGATACTTGCAAAACATACGCAGAAACAATTTATAATGACTTCAAAAATGATAAAGACAAAATTAGAACAGGTGTTGTTTTACACTTAAGAAACTACATAAACAAAAATCACTATAAGTACAAATTCAAAGCATTGTTCAAAGAAACAGAAAAACCAGCTTACTATATTAGCCAAATCCTAAATAAGATACAAACACATTGA
- a CDS encoding CRASP family complement regulator-acquiring lipoprotein, with amino-acid sequence MTIKIGMKIITQFGMHDDKSKNKAFDILQKDAKPYSHADNKNERRKIYLSLGYHGPSITSLGLILNKLAENATTNPQPNQQYTILKHIVEGVSNFATDYFETALRPLCNKKNKLKDLSLNALNLLVQKLNELENTKSTIRNLSDEMQNKFKDHSIDQQSQLISHINSKRQEFQTSFTKIKTLLEKSKQS; translated from the coding sequence ATGACGATCAAAATTGGAATGAAGATAATAACGCAATTTGGAATGCATGACGACAAGTCTAAAAATAAGGCATTTGACATACTTCAAAAAGATGCCAAACCATACAGTCACGCTGATAATAAAAATGAAAGAAGAAAAATTTACCTATCATTAGGATATCACGGTCCTTCTATTACCTCACTTGGCCTGATTCTCAATAAATTAGCAGAAAATGCAACAACTAATCCACAGCCAAATCAACAATACACAATTCTTAAACATATTGTAGAAGGGGTAAGTAATTTTGCCACAGATTACTTCGAAACCGCTTTAAGACCACTGTGTAATAAAAAAAACAAACTTAAAGACTTAAGTTTAAATGCTCTAAACTTACTTGTACAAAAACTTAATGAGCTTGAAAATACAAAATCCACTATTAGAAATCTCTCAGATGAAATGCAAAACAAATTCAAGGATCATAGTATAGATCAACAATCTCAGTTAATAAGTCACATAAATTCAAAACGGCAAGAATTTCAAACCTCTTTTACAAAAATAAAAACACTACTGGAGAAATCAAAACAATCTTAG
- a CDS encoding virulence associated lipoprotein — MKYISIIFILTLLILIACDPKKDSQIQEHNADLQAMQAQLKPNDSKYIIMELKIIAERYTKVLNDHINYAWIEDGAVGEVGENYGRGNNQYGMRGDNKAFDVIKNPEDNSYKYNDYYGKASRSKIYLVFEHEDNLIRKFAEVVNTLAASASTDTNNPNEYNNLLQKLADDLRAYAQDYFIVAFNTLIEKQNKLDTLTTNELQTLRKKFYNLKAEREMHIQDAKTIYNDFNSNKGDIKTNPAKLKDYYINNYKQKFKNSLEKVKTLAGEIKTILDKI; from the coding sequence TTGAAATACATTTCTATTATTTTTATTTTAACACTATTAATACTAATTGCCTGTGACCCTAAAAAGGATTCTCAAATACAAGAACATAATGCAGATTTGCAAGCAATGCAAGCACAACTCAAACCGAATGACTCAAAATACATAATCATGGAACTAAAAATCATAGCTGAAAGATACACAAAGGTATTAAATGATCACATCAATTATGCTTGGATTGAGGATGGTGCGGTGGGAGAGGTAGGAGAGAATTATGGCCGAGGAAACAACCAATATGGCATGCGTGGAGACAACAAAGCATTCGATGTAATTAAAAATCCTGAAGATAATTCATACAAATATAATGATTATTATGGCAAAGCATCTAGATCAAAAATTTACTTGGTATTTGAACATGAAGACAACCTCATTAGAAAGTTTGCAGAAGTAGTAAACACGCTAGCAGCTTCTGCTTCAACTGACACAAATAATCCAAATGAATACAATAATTTACTTCAAAAGCTCGCTGACGATTTAAGAGCATATGCTCAAGATTACTTTATAGTTGCATTTAACACACTAATTGAAAAACAAAATAAACTTGATACACTCACTACTAATGAATTGCAAACACTTCGTAAAAAATTTTATAATCTTAAAGCAGAAAGGGAAATGCACATACAAGATGCAAAAACAATTTACAATGATTTCAACTCTAATAAAGGAGACATAAAAACTAATCCTGCCAAACTCAAGGATTATTACATAAACAACTACAAGCAAAAATTTAAAAACTCACTAGAAAAAGTAAAAACACTAGCTGGGGAAATTAAAACAATTTTAGATAAAATCTAA
- a CDS encoding complement regulator-acquiring protein → MKHILSIIFALTLLALTDCNSSSHNSTKSNDIINNHPRDIFIIRPTETNISKIKNYLIEQIQYKVETDLALIKEHETDIIREPAKQLGIQCAIFDEIHYNNVLHKPNATYPIDKNKIKLFYASIDYNIIRLKWLGEILIQIQAPQTKKGNALYKSILNTGREYYQKSFEELINEINTTKNKLNLLNEDQLIDITNNLDTIENLRQIWIGFVDDIINDYRNNAEIQNNNIKLIEHTITKYNKIKDKINDIKDIAHKIKKILKSIKHHYFINKQILSK, encoded by the coding sequence TTGAAACACATTTTGTCTATTATTTTTGCTTTAACACTATTAGCATTAACTGATTGTAACTCAAGCTCCCACAATTCCACTAAATCAAATGACATAATAAATAATCATCCAAGGGACATATTCATAATAAGACCTACTGAAACAAATATTTCAAAGATAAAAAATTATTTAATAGAGCAAATACAATACAAAGTCGAAACCGACCTAGCTCTAATCAAAGAACATGAAACAGATATTATAAGAGAGCCTGCAAAACAACTTGGAATACAATGTGCAATCTTTGATGAAATCCACTATAATAATGTGTTACACAAACCAAATGCAACATACCCCATAGACAAAAACAAAATAAAATTATTCTACGCATCTATAGACTACAATATAATACGATTAAAATGGCTAGGGGAAATTTTAATTCAAATCCAAGCTCCTCAAACCAAAAAAGGTAATGCACTTTACAAATCAATCTTAAACACAGGAAGAGAATATTATCAAAAATCATTTGAAGAACTCATAAATGAAATCAATACAACAAAAAATAAACTCAATCTTTTAAATGAAGACCAACTAATAGACATCACAAACAATCTTGACACAATTGAAAACCTAAGACAAATTTGGATAGGATTTGTGGATGATATCATTAACGATTATAGAAATAATGCTGAGATTCAAAATAACAATATAAAATTAATAGAACACACAATTACTAAATACAACAAAATAAAAGATAAAATTAATGACATCAAAGACATAGCTCACAAGATTAAAAAAATTTTAAAATCAATCAAGCATCACTACTTCATTAATAAACAAATTCTCTCAAAATAA
- a CDS encoding complement regulator-acquiring protein, producing MRKNILNNTFITFILMASMLTACDQNSNLTTKGGPKPPVAVGDAPSQINTNIEDLLAQGNALIQENLPLAQTEIKAEKQETTKDTIDALNKKYKDYITQKSDKKEEASQYGMQTGVFDKLTNTKNKKKYSDDENKSLRNNFYGSLNWDKTTIEDFGKIIAQIETSVFFKGTWPKDLIDAGQIIQEEFDKAINQINSKKDKLDSLSDEKLKELKETIDQIELSKNTWSKFVTDIIKDHKDNKDSIKDNKEKLVYHIKKKYDPGIKPELQKVKDANASIKKILDEI from the coding sequence ATGAGAAAAAATATCTTAAACAACACTTTTATTACATTTATTTTAATGGCATCTATGCTTACCGCTTGTGACCAAAACTCAAATCTTACTACTAAAGGCGGTCCAAAACCACCAGTAGCAGTAGGAGATGCTCCATCACAAATTAACACAAACATAGAAGACCTATTAGCACAGGGAAATGCGCTTATCCAAGAAAATCTACCACTAGCACAAACAGAAATAAAAGCAGAAAAACAAGAAACAACAAAAGACACAATTGATGCTCTTAATAAAAAATATAAAGACTACATAACTCAAAAATCAGACAAAAAGGAAGAAGCGAGTCAATATGGAATGCAAACTGGAGTATTTGATAAATTAACTAACACTAAAAATAAAAAAAAGTACAGTGACGATGAAAACAAATCTTTGAGAAATAATTTCTATGGATCTTTGAATTGGGACAAGACAACAATTGAAGACTTCGGCAAAATTATTGCTCAAATCGAAACATCTGTTTTCTTTAAAGGTACTTGGCCTAAAGATCTAATAGACGCAGGACAAATCATCCAAGAAGAATTCGATAAGGCAATCAACCAAATAAATAGTAAAAAAGACAAGCTCGACTCATTAAGTGATGAAAAACTAAAAGAACTTAAAGAGACAATCGATCAGATTGAATTATCAAAAAATACTTGGTCAAAATTTGTAACTGATATCATAAAAGATCATAAAGATAATAAAGACAGCATTAAAGATAATAAGGAAAAATTAGTATATCATATAAAGAAAAAATACGATCCAGGCATCAAACCTGAGCTACAAAAAGTTAAAGATGCAAATGCTAGCATTAAAAAAATACTAGATGAAATCTAA
- a CDS encoding complement regulator-acquiring protein, with protein sequence MKFNILNKILIIFTLITFTLIGCDQTPSFTTKPEDTQNDFLNPEIDTQDDIYNSTIMQRLLSAKNNFQLIEPLINEIEIRTKVQNNMHLIVKHKNNTEEDGQYGMEWKAFKFLKNAHNNKNLNSIENKPLRRLLYSSLDWQKDILIKFGTIFNKIEQYEGTHQTNNNAKHHLTKMIFAAGTEHVQATFENITDTIYNEKDNLHKFTNQELKKIKAALDQIDNIRHKWQEMIIELIAQHDANYNDIQNNDQKLINHIFSKYHTTLEKEIPMIQVSAQDIKNILKQYITNN encoded by the coding sequence ATGAAATTCAATATTTTAAATAAAATTTTAATTATATTTACTTTAATAACATTTACATTAATCGGTTGTGACCAAACTCCTAGTTTTACTACTAAACCTGAAGACACCCAAAACGATTTCCTAAATCCAGAAATTGACACGCAAGATGATATATACAATAGCACTATCATGCAAAGGCTGCTCTCAGCCAAGAACAATTTTCAATTAATAGAACCACTAATAAATGAGATAGAGATAAGGACTAAAGTCCAAAATAATATGCATTTAATAGTAAAACATAAAAATAATACTGAAGAAGACGGACAATATGGCATGGAATGGAAAGCGTTTAAATTTTTAAAGAACGCTCACAATAATAAAAATCTAAATTCTATTGAAAATAAACCACTAAGAAGACTATTATATTCATCACTAGATTGGCAAAAAGACATACTTATAAAATTTGGAACCATCTTTAACAAAATAGAACAATATGAAGGTACACATCAAACCAATAATAACGCCAAGCACCATCTGACAAAAATGATTTTTGCAGCAGGCACAGAACATGTTCAAGCAACATTTGAAAATATAACAGATACAATCTATAATGAAAAAGACAATTTACATAAATTCACAAATCAAGAATTAAAAAAAATTAAAGCCGCCCTTGATCAAATTGATAACATAAGACATAAATGGCAAGAAATGATTATTGAGCTCATTGCTCAACATGACGCTAATTATAATGACATACAAAATAATGATCAAAAACTAATAAATCATATATTCTCTAAATACCACACAACACTAGAAAAAGAAATTCCTATGATTCAAGTGTCAGCTCAAGATATTAAAAATATTCTAAAACAATATATTACAAATAACTAA